From Paenibacillus sp. FSL H8-0537:
CATTCCATACATTCTATTATCAAAGGAAAATATCGGTTAGCCGCTCACTTTAACCATTGCCGGACGGAGAACCTTCTCCTTCAGCATGTAGCCTTTTTGAACTTCCTCCACAATAATTCCTTCTTCATATTCATCGGATTCCACCGTCATAATCGCCTGATGGAAGTCAGGGTTAAAAGCTTCTCCAACGACATTCATCGCCGTGAGACCTTCCTGCTCAAGCGTTTGTGTCAATTGGCGGAAAATCATGTCTACGCCTTTCGCAAGCGCCTCTACGTCACCATTAACGGAAACAGCAGCTGTAGCCCGATCGAAGTTGTCGACAACCGGCAGCAGCTCTGTAACGAGCTTCATCGACGCATAACGCGCCAGCTCTTCTCTTTCCTTAGTGGAACGACGACGGAAATTGTCAAAGTCCGCTTGTGTGCGAAGGTAGCGCTGCTGGCTCTCTTCAAGCTGCTTCTCAAGCTCTGCATAACGCGCATCAACTACTTCAGCTTCATTTTGCCCAGCTTCAGCCGTTTCTTGCGATTCGACAGTCTCGTCTGCCACTAGCTCCTCAACCACATCATTTTGTTGCTCTTTACTCACCCTATTCACCTCCTTCAAATGCCGCTAAACATGGCTTCATCATTTATACCAACGGGCCAAAAATGCAGCCATATCTTTAGAAATCATATCTACCAAACTCATTACCTTGCCATACTCCATCCGCGTGGGACCAAGGATGCCGATTGTTCCGAGCGGCTGCCCGTCAACCGAATAAGAAGCAGTAATCAAGCTGCAGCTGGCAATCGCCAGATTATCATTTTCCGTCCCGATGCGCACTTGTATGCCTGAAGGCAAGGAGGAAAACATTTTCATCACGGCTGGCGTTTCTTCCAGCAAATCCAAAATCGTTTTTACCTTGTCAACATCTTTGAATTCCGGCTGCGTCAGCATGTTCGTCGTTCCACTTAGGAACAGGCGATGATCGTTATCAGGCTGCAGCGCCTGATCCAGTACGCTCAGCACTTCCTCGCAATGATCGACGTAACGCTCAAGCTCCTGACCGACCTCCAGATAAAGCTTGGATTTCAAGCGGACTAACGGAATGCCGACAAGCTTCGTATTCAAAATATGAACGACCTTCTCCAGCTCCTCCATCTTCACCTCAGACGGCAGCGTAATCGTGCGATTCTCGACGCGCCCTGTATTGGTGACAATGATGGCGACCGCAGAACGCTCATCCAGCGGCACGAGGCTGAAATGCTTCAGCGATGTATTGAACAGCTCCGGGCCCAGCAAAATCGACGTGTAGTTCGTCAGGCTGGACAATATCGATGCTGCATGCTGAATAGCCTGCTCCATCTGGCTCATCTGCTCGCTGAAAAAAGAACGAACCTTCGTCATATCGGCATCGTTCAATTCTTCCATCCGCATCAGATGATCGACGTAATAGCGATAGCCTTTAGTAGAAGGAATCCGACCTGCCGACGTATGTGGCTGCTCCAGAAAACCAAGCTCCTCCAAATCCGCCATTTCATTACGAATGGTAGCTGGGCTGAAGCCAACATCACCGCGCTTAGAAATACTGCGTGAACCGACCGGCTCGGCCGAGCGGATATAATCATCTACGATAGCTGTTAAAATCATTCGCTGTCTATCCGTCAACATGCGCATTCCCTCCAAGTCATCGGCTTTGTCATTAGCACTCGTCTTGATTGAGTGCTAATCGTTAATACAAAAATACCAAACCCGCTTGAGCATTGTCAAGTGAGTTTGGCATTTTTAGTTAGCCTATTTTATTTTCAGCCACTTGTTAACACTAAGTATCCATCTATTGATACGTTAAAAAAAGGATTACTTAGTCACTTTTATAATCAATACCTTTGCATTGTCCCAATCACCGTAGTTAGGTACCAAAGTTAATTCTACTGTACCTGCCGCAGTTCCCACTACACTATTATCTGTTAGGATGTGTATGCAAACGAGAGCCCCTGCTGCTCCCTGCTTAGTGCGTATTCGGATTCCTTTTTTGTGGACTGAGGTTCCGCTATTCTGGATTTCGCTCCCATTTCGGGCCTTAAGCGGACAGGAGATCCGCTATTGCCTTCATAATCCTCTCAAAATGACGATGGGCAGCGCATTAGCGGCTCCTGAGTCCGCAACCTTTGCCAAAACCTGCGATTCAGTTGAAATAGCGACTGCTGTGTCCTCCAAATCTATGTTTGTGTCTTCGCGAAGGGAGCAAACCCCTAAAACGAGCAGCAATAAGCTGCCTTTTGGTAAGTAGGTTCATATTATTCACATTTATGAGTTGTGCCATTCCCGGTAGTAGATGGAAGGCCTTTGAACACTGGCTTCCATCGGAATCCAACTCGCTTGCGTTTGCATACACGTCCTAGTTCCTTCATAACTCGTAAAAAAACCCGATAAAAAAAGAATATTCCCATTTTGGAAATATTCTTTTTCATCAGGCTTGCATGAAAGCATTAATATGATTTAAAAACCTTTACTCCAGCACTTTCAAAACGGCAATTTCATCGCAAGCATTCTGCTTCGGACAGTTGACGCAATCGGTCCATACCTTTTCTGGAAAGATTTCTTTATCTACGACCGTAAACCCATTCCGCAGAAAAAAAGCGACCTCGTACGTCAGCGCCATTACCTTCGTAATGCCCTGTTCCTTCGCCGCAGCAAGCAAGCCGTCAACGAGCTTGCTGCCTATGCCCAGACCCTTGTAGCCATCCGACATGCCAAGTGACCGGATCTCCACCAAATTATCGCCGAGCTTCGTCAGCGAGCCGCAGCCAACAACCTGGTCGCCTACTTCCGCTACAATAAAAGAATTTATCGAATACTCAAGCATATACCGGGTACGGGGCAGCATGATCCCTTTCTCTGCATAGCCTTGAATTAAATCAAACAATACGTCAACATCATCTTTGGTTGCTTTTCTGCACACTGCCTGCAAGCTGTCCATTAGTTTCATGCTGCTCCCCCCATCCGGTGCTTGTTTCATCACCCTATTCATATCATTGAATAAATATACAACATCACGCATGTTTTCTCAATAGGCAATTTAAAAAACGCTTCATATAAATTTTCAAAACTGCCCAGCTCCAGCTAAACTTCCAAACCAATAAACGAACCAAACACTTCGTTGCCGAGCAACACGCCTTTATCCGTCAGCCGATAGCCTGCGCCACGCTCATCCTCCAGACGCTCCATCAAGCCGTCATTCAAATGCTTGTCAATAATCGGGCCAAAATAGCTGCCGAGCATCTTCCCGTCAAACTGGCGGGTAAAATCAGCTGTACGAATGCCATCCAGCAGACGCAGGCCAACCATCATAAAGTCCTCCATCGCCTCAAGCTCGGAAATCGTCTCCGCATCAAGCCGAGGCAAGCGCGACAGCGTAGCGTCAATATAAGGCTGTACCCCCTTGATATTAACATGGCGCTCGCGATTTGCGTACCCATGGGCACCGGCTCCAAGACCATAATAAGGCTCATTGCGCCAGTACGTTGAATTATGCTTGCTTTCATAGCCGGGGCGGGCAAAATTACTTATTTCATAGTGCTGATAGCCGCCAGCCTTAAGCTGCTCAATTAGCAGCAAATACATATTTAAATCCTCATCCTCTGTCGGCAGCGGTAGCTCATTGCGCTCATACAGCTTGTGGAACAGCGTGTTTTCCTCCACTTTAAGGCTGTACAGCGAATAATGCGGCAGCTCAAGCGCAAGCGCCTTCTGCACGCTGTCCGCGAGCAGCTCAACCGTCTGCCCTGGCAGGCCAAACATCAGGTCGATCGACAAATTCGTAAATCCTGCGGCTCTAGCGTTCTCCAGGCTGCGATACACATCCTCCACATTGTGAATGCGCCCAATACGCTCCAGCAGCGTATTATTAAACGATTGCACGCCAAAACTGATCCGGTTCACCCCACCAGCATACATCGCCGCCAGCTTATCAGCATCCGTCGTGCCCGGATTTGCCTCCATCGAAAACTCGACATCTGGAGACAGCGGAAAATGCTTGCGAACAGCTGCGAGAAATCGCTCCATCTGCGGCGGTGTAAGCACCGTCGGCGTACCTCCGCCTACGAATACCGTATCGATTTGCTCAGGCGGCAGCACGCTGATTGTCCGCTCCATTTCGCGCTCCAGCGCATCCAAATAATCGTCCACCGGCTGTCCTTTCAGCACATAGGACGTAAAATCGCAGTAATGGCACTTATTCGTACAAAAAGGGATATGAATATAAAGCGCCCGCGGCGCGTAATGAATCGTCATGCTGTATACCTGCTTTCCTGTGGCAAGCTCTCTTCAAGCGCCAGTCCGTCATAGTGCGGCCGGCTTCTTGCCTCTCTCATGATAAAAAGGAGAGCCTCCGGCTCTCCTTCTCCCTCTAGCTTTCGTCGATCTTGAGCACAGCCATGAACGCTTCCTGCGGCACCTCAACGCTGCCGACCTGCTTCATGCGCTTCTTGCCTTCTTTTTGCTTCTCAAGCAGCTTGCGCTTCCGGCTAATGTCACCGCCGTAACATTTGGCAAGTACGTTTTTACGCATCGCCTTAACGGTCTCACGAGCAATAACCTTGGTGCCAATCGATGCCTGTATCGGAACCTCGAACATTTGACGCGGGATAAGCTCCTTCATCTTCTGGCAAATAATCCGTCCACGGAAGAACGCCCGGTCGCGGTGAACGATGACGGACAGCGCATCGACCTGCTCGCTGTTCAACATAATATCCATCTTCACAAGATTGGACTTCCGATAGCCGGACACTTCATAGTCGAACGAAGCATAACCCTTCGTGCTTGATTTCAACTGGTCGAAGAAATCATATACAATTTCCGAAAGCGGAATTTCATACGTAATCGTGACGCGGTTCGTATCCAAATATTCCATATTAACGAATTCGCCGCGTTTATTCTGGCACAGCTCCATAATCGCGCCGACATAATCATTCGGTACGATAATGCCTGCTTTAACATAAGGCTCCTCGATAAAATCAAGCTTGCCCTGCTCTGGCAGGTTGGACGGATTGTCGATGCTCATGACCGTTCCATCCGTCAGCGTCACCTGATAAATAACGCTTGGCGCCGTCGTAATAAGCGGAATGTTGAACTCGCGTTCAATACGCTCCTGAATAATTTCCATATGCAGGAGTCCCAGGAACCCGCAGCGGAAGCCGAAGCCTAATGCTGTCGACGTTTCCGGCTCGTAGCGCAGCGAAGCATCATTCAGCTCCAGCTTCTCAAGCGCTTCGCGCAGATCGTTATAATCCTGTGTTTCGATCGGATAAAGTCCGCAAAATACCATCGGATTAATTCGGCGGTAGCCCGGAAGTGCTTCCGGTGCTGGACGCTTCGCATCGGTTACGGTATCACCGACACGCGTGTCTTTTACATTTTTGATGCCAGCAACGACAAAACCTACGTCACCAACAGCCAGCTCGTCCACAATGCCCATACGCGGCATGAACGCTCCAACCTCAATAACCTCAAATTCAGCACCAGTCGCCATAAAACGAATTTTCTTGCCCGCTTTAATGCTGCCGTCCATAACTCGGACGTAAACGATAACGCCTTTGTATGCATCGTAGTGAGAGTCAAAAATCAGTGCCTTAAGCGGCATATCAGGATCTCCTGTAGGAGCTGGAACCTTTGCAACGACCTGCTCCAAAATCTCCTTAATGCCAATGCCTGCCTTCGCCGAAGCATGAACCGCCTCGCTTGCATCCAGCCCGATAACATCTTCAATCTCCTGCTTGACGCGATCTGGCTCTGCGCTTGGCAAGTCGATTTTATTAATGACCGGAAGAATTTCGAGGTTGTTGTCGAGTGCCAAATAAACATTGGCAAGCGTCTGCGCCTCAATCCCTTGCGCAGCGTCTACAACGAGCAGCGCGCCTTCGCAAGCAGCAAGGCTGCGGGAAACTTCATATGTAAAATCGACGTGTCCAGGCGTATCAATCAAATTGAGCAAATATTCCACACCGTCATCAGCCTTATAGGTCAGACGAACAGCCTGCAGCTTAATTGTAATTCCGCGCTCCCGCTCCAAATCCATTTGGTCCAGCACTTGAGCTTGCATTTCTCGCGAAGAAAGCGCTCCTGTGTATTCCAAAATGCGATCCGCAAGCGTAGACTTCCCGTGGTCAATATGCGCGATAATCGAGAAGTTTCTAATTTTCTTTTGTCGGTCACGTACGTCAGCCATGCCTAACCCCCACACCATCCATTATTGCTAATCATTCTTTCCATTATATCAGCAATGGAGAGCGCCAGCAATGCGGTTGCCGAAATTCCGGCAGAGCACCTTTGTTATTTCGTCACCTTTTCAAACAAATCCACAATAAACTCCATGCTTCCGGTCGAAAAAGATTGCAGCAAGCCTGCCGTGCCATCAGCCAGCTTATTGACCGAAGGCTCCTGATTTTCATAGGGCATGCCCGGCAGCCGGTCGCCATAGAGCGCATTTTGCTCGGCAAGCTCCCGCACCTCTGCCAGCTCCCTCTCAAGCTCGGATATTTTGCGCGAAGCGGCATCCGACATGCCGGCAATCGACTGTGTTTCAGGTACAGCTGTTCCGCTGACTCCCGTTTCCGCACCTTGCCTAATGATTGCATCTGCCGGCATGACAGAGGACGCTCCGGTCTCCTCAATCGGCCCATAAATCCGTTCAATGCCCGAGGAGGACATTTCTATGCCATACAAGATAACAAAAACGAGTACCCCGCCGATGATCGCCCATTTAAACGCATCACGCCGCTTTCTCATACCGACCCTATCCTTTCTGCACTAGATTCGCCAATTAGCTTTGTGGAGCTGTAACCTTCTCATCCTGCCAATAAATATCCGCGATCACCTTAGCAAGCACATCTGCGGTGCGATACGACTCTACCAGCGTATTGTCTACACCGCCTACCTCGATCAGCACGCTGTCTGAGGCGAGTGATTGATTGTATTCCCCATTGCCTGTGGCAGCTGTTTTGCCCCATATTCCCCTTGAAATGCCCGGATACTGCTTCTCCAGCGCTTCGTGAATTTTAGTAGCAAATGCCTCGTTTTCCTTCCAGTTCGGATTTTTATGGCCGATTATAAAATAAACCTGTGCATAGCTTTTGCCCTTAATCTCGGTCGTCGTATATTTGCGCTTCTGCGAATCGCGATGCAGATCGAATAATAATTTCAAATCCATGCTGCTCGCCAGCGCCTCTTTTACCGTCTTCATAGAATATTTATAGGACAGCTCCCATTTGTAATTTTTCATGGCGGTCGGATAATCCGTTTCTGAATGCAAGGCGCCTACCCCGCGCTTCTCCAGCTGCTCTGCGAGCCGCTTGCCAACCAGCGTAATATTCGTTGTGCTGGAATTCGGGTCCTTGGCGCCATCCTTCAATTCCGGGTACCACGATTCCCGATTATGGGAATGATAGATGAATGCGACCTTGGCTTCTCCCGTCGATGGCTTCGTATTTCCGCTGCCGCTTTGCCCTGGCTTGTCCGCTGGGTCAACAGCGCTTGGCGGCAGCGATGGCGGCGGCTCCACAATCGGCTGTTCGCCTGCTTGTCCTTCTTCGGCATGCGAAGGAATCGGCTCATTATCCTCAGGCCCAACGGCGGTATCGGTTCCGCTGCCTTTGCGAATGAGGAAGGAATCTCCGGCGTTCATGCCGGGAATGCCTGCCGCTAGCAGGCTTTTGGGCTGGGTAGGATTAATATCCGTCATCAGCCTGACTAGAAAAGCGCTCACCTGCGGTACAGACAGATCGCCAGACTGGTTGCTGCCCTGATAGGCAGGCAGCTCCATTTCCAGCATATCCCCGAACAAACCGCTAGATACCGCCGCTGCAAAACCTTTCATCGAAGACACCGGCGCAGCCGATGCTTGACGATGGGCAACTGCCGCAATGCCTATAATGACGAAAAAAATCATTGAACATAAAGAAAGAACAGCGAATGTTCTTCCTGTGACCAGCAATTGCCGAATTTTCCGGCTTCCATACGCCAAATCGAGCAGCATGATTTTTCGTCTCATCGTTTCGCTTACCTCCCGGTTCTGTGCTAGAGCTGTCCTGCTGCTATTAATCTATGAACGAGTAGGCATTAGTAGAACCGACTGCACCCGCATTTTTAATATATTGATCTGCTAGTTTTAGAGTGATAGCGGCATGCTTATATAAAAAAAGCCGCCATACCATGCCTCTGTGTTGAAAGGCATCATATGGCGGCTTACTTTTAATGGGTATAGGCAGCTACATTGTCGGTATCAACCGCATCATGCAGCGAAGCATTGAGCCCGCTCGCAATAATGTTGGCGATGTCCTCGATAAATTGGTCAATCTCCTTCGGTGTTACGAGCAAATCATGGCCGAGCGGGTGAAGCACCTCTTTGACGAGCTGCAGCCGCTCCTGCTCCTCCAACTGGTTCATGATGCCAAATACCTGATTGCTGTCGCCCTTGTTCGTTTCAATGTGCTGACGCATTAGCTCCAGCGTATTATTCACAATTGTAGATGCATACACGACTGTCGGGACCCCGATGGCTATTACCGGAATTCCTAAAATCTCCTTCGTGAGTCCTTTGCGCTTATTGCCGATGCCAGAGCCGGGATGAATGCCGGTATCGGCAATTTGAATCGTCGTGTTCACCCTCTCCACCGCTTTGGAAGCAAGAGCATCAATAGCAATGATGACATCGGGCTTCGTCCGCTCGGCAATGCCTTGAATAATGTCGCTGGACTCAATGCCGGTAATGCCTAATACACCAGGCGCAATAGCACTAACCGCGCGATAGCCAGGCGCAACCTGGTCGGGCATCAGCTCAAAAAAGTGGCGGGTCACCATTACGTTCTCCACGACAATCGGGCCTAGTGCATCCGGCGTCACATTCCAGTTGCCAAGTCCGACAATGAGCACCCGTGCTGTCTTGCCAACTCCGATGCGTTCAAGAAAAATCTCAAAATGCTTGGCGAACATCGTCGCAACCCGGTTCTGCAGCTCCGTATCCTGTGTACGCAGTCCTGGAACCTCCAGTGTGACGTAGTGGCCCTGCATTTTGCCAATTGCCGCGGCCCCTTGCTCATTTTGGACATGAAGGCTTGTAATGACGATGCCATCCTCATCTTGGCGCTCGGAATGGATGCCCGGAATGACGCCGCCCGACTGCTCGGCCATTTCTTTTGCTTCCAGCGCCAAATCCGTTCGAACGTTGTAAGCTTGCAAATCAAGTTGTCCCACCGCATACCCTTCTTCCTTGAAAAAATAAATGCTTTCTGCCATTAGTGTTCGCAAGCATTTGGTTTTCATGCGTGCTATTGCTTTTTGGGTATACGCATGGTAATATATTTTAAGTTGTGTTATCCAGAATTATAGCGTATGCTAAAGATTGCCTGTGCATATTTCGTAGGAGGTGAAACTCGATGCCAAACATTAAATCCGCAATTAAACGCGTCAAAACGAGCGAAAAACGCCGCGCTTTGAACGCTTCCCAAAAATCCGCGCTTCGTACGGCTGTTAAATCTGCTGACCAAGCTATCGCCGGCACTGATGTAGCTGTTGCTAAAACAGCTCTAATCGCTGCGACGAAAAAATTGGACAAGGCGGTTACTAAAGGCCTGATTCATAAAAATGCGGCTGCCCGCAAAAAATCTCGTCTTGCTAAAAAGCTTAACGCTATTTCGGCGCAAGCTTAAACCGTCCTTGAACATACAAAAAAGCTGTCTTCCGGTTTTCCGGTTGACAGCTTTTTTGTGTGTATATGATGTCGTCGCTGGCCTCTATGCCATCCGCTTTGGGGCGCCAAGCGATAATAAATAAAGCTCAAGGCCAAAGTTTTTATCCAATTGCCCCGTCTTCATCTTATAATCCAGATCAGCAATAGCGGATAGCAATGCCCCTAGCCGCGACGTTGAAAACTTCCGGCACTTCTCCGCAGCCAGCTTGACCGCATAAGGATGAAGTCCGAGCTGTCCGGCCATTTGCTGCGGCGAATAGCGATGCTGCTCCAGCTCTTTAATTTGCAGCATGATGCGCAGCTGCCGTGCAATCAGCGCCGCGATTTTTATCGGCTCCTCGCGTCTGATAAGCAATTGTCTATACAATCGCAGCGACCTGTCCACCTGCAATTCCGCAATTGCATCCACCAATGCGAATACATCCTCTTCCACAGTGGACACCGTCAGCAGCTCCACTTCCTCACGTCCAATCTGACCGCCAACACCTGCGTGCAGACAGAGCTTGTCCACTTCTAGTGCCAGCTGCTGCATATGAGCTCCTACCCGTGACAGAAGCAGCTCAGCCGCCTCAGTATCCAGCGTGCGTTTCTGCTCAGCCGCCCGGCGGATGGCCCAGCCCTTCAACTCAGCTGCATCCAGCTCTTGAAAAGCAATGAGCGCATTGCGATCCTTCAGCTGCTTGACGAGCTTGCGCCGTTCATCCAGCTTCTCCGCGTGAATCAAAAACAGAATGACCGTTGTTTCTGAAGGATTCTCTATATATTGCTGCAAGCGGTCGGTGCGATGGTCCAGCTTGCCCCCCTCTTTCCCGCCAGCCGCAAATACGACGGCATCCCTTACGATGACCAGCTTGCGTTCAACAAAGAAGGGCAGCGTCTCCGCTTCCAGTACAGCCTCATCCAGCACACTTTCTGCTGTATCGAATTTGACGATGCCCAGCTCCCGCTCATCAGCGGTGAACATCGCGTCCGCAAGCGTATCGGCAAACTGCTGAATTCGGTAACGGTCTTTGCCGAAAACGACGTATACAGGGCGAAATCGCTTGCCCTTAATTTCCTTCAATGCTTCTTTCCCATCCAAAGG
This genomic window contains:
- the hrcA gene encoding heat-inducible transcriptional repressor HrcA; translated protein: MLTDRQRMILTAIVDDYIRSAEPVGSRSISKRGDVGFSPATIRNEMADLEELGFLEQPHTSAGRIPSTKGYRYYVDHLMRMEELNDADMTKVRSFFSEQMSQMEQAIQHAASILSSLTNYTSILLGPELFNTSLKHFSLVPLDERSAVAIIVTNTGRVENRTITLPSEVKMEELEKVVHILNTKLVGIPLVRLKSKLYLEVGQELERYVDHCEEVLSVLDQALQPDNDHRLFLSGTTNMLTQPEFKDVDKVKTILDLLEETPAVMKMFSSLPSGIQVRIGTENDNLAIASCSLITASYSVDGQPLGTIGILGPTRMEYGKVMSLVDMISKDMAAFLARWYK
- the rpsT gene encoding 30S ribosomal protein S20, whose amino-acid sequence is MPNIKSAIKRVKTSEKRRALNASQKSALRTAVKSADQAIAGTDVAVAKTALIAATKKLDKAVTKGLIHKNAAARKKSRLAKKLNAISAQA
- a CDS encoding N-acetyltransferase translates to MDSLQAVCRKATKDDVDVLFDLIQGYAEKGIMLPRTRYMLEYSINSFIVAEVGDQVVGCGSLTKLGDNLVEIRSLGMSDGYKGLGIGSKLVDGLLAAAKEQGITKVMALTYEVAFFLRNGFTVVDKEIFPEKVWTDCVNCPKQNACDEIAVLKVLE
- the hemW gene encoding radical SAM family heme chaperone HemW, with translation MTIHYAPRALYIHIPFCTNKCHYCDFTSYVLKGQPVDDYLDALEREMERTISVLPPEQIDTVFVGGGTPTVLTPPQMERFLAAVRKHFPLSPDVEFSMEANPGTTDADKLAAMYAGGVNRISFGVQSFNNTLLERIGRIHNVEDVYRSLENARAAGFTNLSIDLMFGLPGQTVELLADSVQKALALELPHYSLYSLKVEENTLFHKLYERNELPLPTEDEDLNMYLLLIEQLKAGGYQHYEISNFARPGYESKHNSTYWRNEPYYGLGAGAHGYANRERHVNIKGVQPYIDATLSRLPRLDAETISELEAMEDFMMVGLRLLDGIRTADFTRQFDGKMLGSYFGPIIDKHLNDGLMERLEDERGAGYRLTDKGVLLGNEVFGSFIGLEV
- a CDS encoding stage II sporulation protein P; translation: MRRKIMLLDLAYGSRKIRQLLVTGRTFAVLSLCSMIFFVIIGIAAVAHRQASAAPVSSMKGFAAAVSSGLFGDMLEMELPAYQGSNQSGDLSVPQVSAFLVRLMTDINPTQPKSLLAAGIPGMNAGDSFLIRKGSGTDTAVGPEDNEPIPSHAEEGQAGEQPIVEPPPSLPPSAVDPADKPGQSGSGNTKPSTGEAKVAFIYHSHNRESWYPELKDGAKDPNSSTTNITLVGKRLAEQLEKRGVGALHSETDYPTAMKNYKWELSYKYSMKTVKEALASSMDLKLLFDLHRDSQKRKYTTTEIKGKSYAQVYFIIGHKNPNWKENEAFATKIHEALEKQYPGISRGIWGKTAATGNGEYNQSLASDSVLIEVGGVDNTLVESYRTADVLAKVIADIYWQDEKVTAPQS
- the gpr gene encoding GPR endopeptidase yields the protein MGQLDLQAYNVRTDLALEAKEMAEQSGGVIPGIHSERQDEDGIVITSLHVQNEQGAAAIGKMQGHYVTLEVPGLRTQDTELQNRVATMFAKHFEIFLERIGVGKTARVLIVGLGNWNVTPDALGPIVVENVMVTRHFFELMPDQVAPGYRAVSAIAPGVLGITGIESSDIIQGIAERTKPDVIIAIDALASKAVERVNTTIQIADTGIHPGSGIGNKRKGLTKEILGIPVIAIGVPTVVYASTIVNNTLELMRQHIETNKGDSNQVFGIMNQLEEQERLQLVKEVLHPLGHDLLVTPKEIDQFIEDIANIIASGLNASLHDAVDTDNVAAYTH
- the grpE gene encoding nucleotide exchange factor GrpE produces the protein MSKEQQNDVVEELVADETVESQETAEAGQNEAEVVDARYAELEKQLEESQQRYLRTQADFDNFRRRSTKEREELARYASMKLVTELLPVVDNFDRATAAVSVNGDVEALAKGVDMIFRQLTQTLEQEGLTAMNVVGEAFNPDFHQAIMTVESDEYEEGIIVEEVQKGYMLKEKVLRPAMVKVSG
- the lepA gene encoding translation elongation factor 4; amino-acid sequence: MADVRDRQKKIRNFSIIAHIDHGKSTLADRILEYTGALSSREMQAQVLDQMDLERERGITIKLQAVRLTYKADDGVEYLLNLIDTPGHVDFTYEVSRSLAACEGALLVVDAAQGIEAQTLANVYLALDNNLEILPVINKIDLPSAEPDRVKQEIEDVIGLDASEAVHASAKAGIGIKEILEQVVAKVPAPTGDPDMPLKALIFDSHYDAYKGVIVYVRVMDGSIKAGKKIRFMATGAEFEVIEVGAFMPRMGIVDELAVGDVGFVVAGIKNVKDTRVGDTVTDAKRPAPEALPGYRRINPMVFCGLYPIETQDYNDLREALEKLELNDASLRYEPETSTALGFGFRCGFLGLLHMEIIQERIEREFNIPLITTAPSVIYQVTLTDGTVMSIDNPSNLPEQGKLDFIEEPYVKAGIIVPNDYVGAIMELCQNKRGEFVNMEYLDTNRVTITYEIPLSEIVYDFFDQLKSSTKGYASFDYEVSGYRKSNLVKMDIMLNSEQVDALSVIVHRDRAFFRGRIICQKMKELIPRQMFEVPIQASIGTKVIARETVKAMRKNVLAKCYGGDISRKRKLLEKQKEGKKRMKQVGSVEVPQEAFMAVLKIDES
- the holA gene encoding DNA polymerase III subunit delta produces the protein MDGKEALKEIKGKRFRPVYVVFGKDRYRIQQFADTLADAMFTADERELGIVKFDTAESVLDEAVLEAETLPFFVERKLVIVRDAVVFAAGGKEGGKLDHRTDRLQQYIENPSETTVILFLIHAEKLDERRKLVKQLKDRNALIAFQELDAAELKGWAIRRAAEQKRTLDTEAAELLLSRVGAHMQQLALEVDKLCLHAGVGGQIGREEVELLTVSTVEEDVFALVDAIAELQVDRSLRLYRQLLIRREEPIKIAALIARQLRIMLQIKELEQHRYSPQQMAGQLGLHPYAVKLAAEKCRKFSTSRLGALLSAIADLDYKMKTGQLDKNFGLELYLLSLGAPKRMA